The following nucleotide sequence is from Burkholderia gladioli.
GAGGAGCTGAAGCTGGTCAGCCTGGTGTTCGAGGGCAGCAGCAGCCGCGTGCCGCGCTTCGAGCACAACCTGAACCGCGTGCTCGGCATCCCGAGCCAGGCCGTCGCGCTGCTGACCGTGCTGCTGCTGCGCGGCCCGCAGACGCCGGCCGAGCTGCGCCTGAATTCGGCGCGCCTGCACGGCTTCGCCGACGTGTCGTCGGTGGAGGGTTTCCTGGAGGAACTCGCCGAGCGCGCCACGCCGCTGGTCGTCAAGCTGCCGCGCGCGCCCGGCGCGCGCGAAAGCCGCTGGATGCACCTGCTTTGCGGGGAAGTGGACGTCGGCGCGTATGCCGCGCCGCGCGCGGTCAGCGAGGGCGGCGCCGTGGAGGGGTTGTCGACGGCCGAGTTCGAGGCCCTGCGCGAGGATCACGACCGGCTCGCCGAGGAAGTCGCGCGGCTGCGCGCGCTGGTCGAGCGGATGGCCGGCGAACTCGGCATCGACGCCGGCTCGCCCGAGGCGGATGCCTGAGGGGGGCGATTGGCGCTTGAGGTGCTTGACGCTTGAGGCGCTTGACGCCAGAGGTGGTAGACGCCTGAGGTGCTGGCCGCCTGAAGCGCCCGATGCTTGAGCCAGCGAATACCTGAAGCGCTGAATGCCTGAAGCACCGGCGCCGAACGACGGACGCGCGACTCAGTCGAGCGCGCGTCCCTTCAGCTCCGGAATCAGCACCAGCGTGGCGACGATGTCGAGCACATAGAGCGCGGCCAGCGCCGCGATCGCCACCGTGAACGAATAGCGCGCCGCCAGCGCGCCCACCGCCAGCGGCCCGAAGCCGCCGATCGCGCGGCCCAGGTTCCACAGCACGTTCTGCGCGGTGGCGCGCGCGGCGGTCGGATAGGCTTCCGACATCAGCGTGCCGTAGCCGCCCACCATGCCGTTCACGAACATCCCCATCAGCGCGCCGGCCCACAGCATCACGGCCGGGTCGCTCAGCCGCGCATAGACGCAGACCATCACCACCGCGCCCGCCTGGTAGAGCAGGAAGGTCGGCTTGCGGCCGATGCGGTCGGCCAGTTGCCCGAAGGCCCAGACGCCCGC
It contains:
- a CDS encoding YceH family protein — encoded protein: MNTSNDTPAPRTLRALTALEARIVGVLIEKQHTVPDTYPLSLNALTAGCNQKTARVPVMNASEAEVLSAIEELKLVSLVFEGSSSRVPRFEHNLNRVLGIPSQAVALLTVLLLRGPQTPAELRLNSARLHGFADVSSVEGFLEELAERATPLVVKLPRAPGARESRWMHLLCGEVDVGAYAAPRAVSEGGAVEGLSTAEFEALREDHDRLAEEVARLRALVERMAGELGIDAGSPEADA